GCCATTGGCAACAAAACAAAAACATAGAACGAAACAACCGGAGAGGACATCCATGTATCGCAAATCACTACTGGCCACGGCTGTGCTCAGCAGCCTGACCATGGCCCCCGTTGCCCTGGCCGCCGACGAAGACAATGTCGAGCGTATCGAAGTTACCGGCTCCCATATCCGCCGGGCCGATCTGGAAGGCCCATCCCCCGTGCTCTATATCGACGCCGAGCAAATCGCCCGCTCTGGCGCCCGCGACCTGGGTGAATTGCTGCAAAAACTGCCGGTGAGCGGCAGCGGCAGCTTCAGCCCCCAAGGTAACGACTCCGATTCCACCGCCAACGGCGGCGCCGGCATCTCCCTGCGCGGCCTTGGCGCCGACTCTACCCTGGTGCTGCTCAATGGCCGGCGCATCGCCGTCAACGCCTTTGCCCAGGGCATAGACACCGCCTTTGTGGACATCAACTCCATCCCGGTGGCGGCGGTGGAGCGCATTGACGTCTTAAAAGACGGCGCCTCCGCCATCTACGGCTCCGACGCCATCGCCGGTGTGGTCAACGTCATCCTCAAGAAAAACTTCGACGGCACCGAGTTCAACTTCAGCATCGGCGACACCAGTGACGGTGGCGGCGCCGAGAAATCGGCCTCACTGCTCTGGGGCCACGGCGATGACAAGGCCCATACCACTGTCATCCTCGATTACTTCAAGCGCGACGAGACCTTATACGCCGATCGCAGCTATTCCAAAAATGCCAACCAGACCAGCCGAGGCGGCGGTGATTTCCGCTCCTCCTCCGGTAATCCCGGCTCCTATATCCCGGCCACCGTTGGCGCCGACGGCTCCATCATCCCCAAATCGGACCTCTATGATTGGCAGCCGGACGCTAACTGCCCGGCGGGGGACAGCGTCGGTACCTTCTGCCGCTTCAACTTCGCCCCCTTTATGACCCTGAACCCGGCCACAGAGCGCACCGGCCTGCTGCTGACCCACCAGCGCCAGCTGAGCGACGGCATCACCGGTTTTGTGGAAGCCAACGTCCAGCATTCGCGCACCGACGTGCACGGCGCTCCCAGCCCCTCCTTCGGGGAGTTCTATATGCTGGCGGACAACCCCCTGTTCCTGTCGGGTGAGGCGGTTAACCCCTTCCCAGGTGAAGATCTCACCATGCGCCGGCGCACCACCGAAGCCGGCGCCCGCCACAAACAGATGGAGTCGGACAACCATCGCCTGGTACTGGGCCTGGAAGGCCAGCAGGAAGCCTTCGACTGGGAGCTGTCCTACACCTATTCGCGCTCCCGCAACCACGAATACGGCAAGTCCGGCTTTGTGCAGTCCAGCCGCTTCCAGGACGCCATCAACGCCGGTGACTTCAATCCTTTCTCCACCACCCAAGACCCGGATGTCATCGACGACATCAGCGTGCTGACCACCCGTAACGGCCGCTCCGTGACCGAAGCCTGGGACGGCCAGATCAGTGGCTACGCCTTCGCCCTGCCAGGCGGTGACAGCCAGTACGCCATCGGCGTCGAATACCGGGAAGAGGAAATTGAAGACGTGCCGGACGAGTTGTTCCTGCGCGGGGAAGTGTTCGGCACCGAGGCCACCACCGCCTTTGGCAGCCGTGAGCAGTACTCGGTCTACACCGAACTAGCGTTGCCCATCACCAGCCAGTTCGACGCCCAATTGGCCCTTCGCTATGAGCACTATTCGGATTTCGGCTCCGACACCAACCCCAAAATCGGCCTGCAATACCGTCCTCTGGACAGCCTGATGCTGCGCGCCTCCTGGGGTGAAGCCTTTAGGGCCCCTTCCCTGGTGCAGCTGGGCCTAGGCCCAACCCAGGAGTCTCCCAACCTGATTGACCCCCTGCGCTGCCCCCTGACCGGTGCATCCGAAGACTGCGATCCACTGGAGCGCACCATAGTGCTGTCCGGTAACCCGGATCTGCAGCCCGAGGAGTCCGAGTCATATAACATCGGTATGGTCTGGCAGCCCATGACCAACCTGGAAGTGGTCATCGATTACTGGAACTACGACCAGGACAACCTGATCAGTACCGACACCCAGTACCGCCTGACCCAATTCAGTGCCGGTGTTGCCCAGGAAGGCTTCGAAGTCATTCGTGAGCCGTCCGCCGGCGGCGTGCCCGGCCGCATCTTCCAAATCGTCGACCAATACCAGAACCTGGGCGGTCAGAAGACCGACGGTGTCGATTTGGATCTGCGCTATAGCCTGGACAGCAACTATGGCGCCTTCCAGTTCAATTACCTGCTGACCTGGGTCAACAGCTTTGACGAGATCAAGGCTGACGGCACCAAGCGCAAACTGGCCGGCGAATGGCGCCACCCGGAATGGCGCTGGAATGCCACCCTGGACTGGAGCCTGGATGATTGGGCCGCCACCGGCCGGGTCAACTACATCGGCGAATACACCGACAACGTCGATGCCGGGGCCACCGGTACAGTGGACAGCTTCGTCACCTTCGACGGCAGTGTCACCTATGCCGGCGTTAAAGACTGGCGCTTCACCCTGGGGGCCAACAACCTCTTCGACGAAGAGCCGCCCTTCTCCGGCAGCGACTTTATGGGCTACGACGTGGAAACCCACTCCGCCCAGGGCCGCTTCGCCTATGCCAAGGTCAGTTACCGCTTCTGACCTTAATACACCCAGTAAAAAGCCGCCCTCGGGCGGCTTTTTAGTAGTCGACGCTGGTGGTCACGTCCATGGGGTAGATAAATTCGCGAAAGTCCGGCTCGGTGGGGGTGGCTGGCTTGAACTCAAAGCTAAACACGTGCTTTTTGAACATCATGGTCGCCCGGTCGCTGTCGAGTTTGGTCTTGAGCATCTTCACCTTCACCACCTTGCCTTCCCTGTCCACCATGATAAGGAACAGGATCTCGGCGTTAGAGCGGGCAAATTCCTTACGGGCTTCCAAGAGAGCCTGGTCACTGGAGCGCCAGTCGGGCAACTGTTCTTTGGCCTGCAGGCTAAAAGCCAGCAGCAGGGCTGCCAGGCACAGAGGACTTTTCATCAACAACTCCTTTTGTAAAGAAGTTGCTAACCTAACAATAACATCTCAGGTTAACAATAACTTAGCTGTTACCAGCGGCTGTCGTTCTCGCAGGGAATGCCGTCACCGTCGCCATCCATGCGGGTGCCAGGGCACTGGGCCAGATAGAACTCGGCCTCGGCCCGCGAGCCCATTTGGCTGCAATAGCGTTTGCCTTCGCAGCGAAAGGCCGGGGCCTCGAGTGCAGAGGGCTTTGCCGGGGCGGAAGCAGGTAAGGCGGCGGGCGCGTTGGCTGAAGGGGGGCTATCGGCCAGGGCCGAGGGCAACACCAGCGGACTGTGGTATTTCAACAAGTGAACAGTGCCAAAGGCGACCAGGGTCAGTGCAATGAGGCGGCCAAATTTCACGGTGTCATCCTTGATGCCGGGGCTGAGACACTACCATAGCGCACCCCGGCTCCGGCCGCCTCCTTGCCTGACCAGCGCCATAAAAAAAGCGCCCCAGGGGCGCTTTTTTCAGGTGGGCTTGCGGGCCCGGCGAGCCTGGGTACCGCTGTTTTCCCTGGCCCGGTCGCGCTTGACGGCACGGCGGATACGGGCCGCCTTGACGTAGGGGTTTTCCTGAGCCACCGCCCGCTCGTCGAGCATGGTGCGGGTTTCCGGCGCCAGGCCGACCAGATTGCGCAGGTAGTTCACCTCTTCCTTGCCCAGTTCCTTCCAGCCACCCTGGGGCAGCTTGCGGTCCAGCTCCATCTTGCCGTACTGGGTACGGATAAGGCGGGACACCTTCACTTCCTGGGATTCCCAAAGGCGACGCACTTCGCGGTTGCGCCCTTCAGACAGGGTCACGGCAAACCATTGGTTCATGCCTTCGCCGCCGCTGCGCTTGATGCTGTTGAAGCTGGCCGGCCCATCTTCCAACTGCACCCCTTTGCGCAGCTTATGGAGCATGGACTCGTTGACTTCACCGAAGACGCGGACCTGGTATTCCCGCTCCACCTGGTGGCTGGGGTGCATCAGGCGGTTGGCCAGTTCACCGTCGGTGGTGAACAGCAGCAACCCCGAGGTGTTGATGTCCAAACGGCCCACCGCCACCCAACGACCCTGCTTCAGGCGCGGCAGACGGTCAAAGACGGTGGGGCGGCCTTCGGGGTCCTTGCGTGAACACAACTCCCCTTCCGGCTTGTTGTACATCAGCACCCGGCACACCACCTCTTCCTGGCTGGCAATGGCGACGATATGGCCGTCGATGCGCACCTCGGCGTGGCTGTCGATACGGTCGCCCAGGGTGGCCACCTTGCCGTTGACGCTGATGCGACCGGCAGAGATCAGGGCTTCCAGTTGGCGGCGGGAACCGTGGCCGGCGCGGGCCAGGACTTTTTGCAATTTTTCAGTCATTTGTTGCCTCTTCGAGCCTCTCGGCTGGGTTGGTCATTTCCATAAGCTCAGGCAGGTTGCTCAAGCTCTTTAAATTCATGTCGTCCAAAAACTGGCGAGTGGTACCGAACAGGGACGGTCGGCCCGGTACTTCCTTGGTGCCCACCACCTTGATCCAGCCGCGCTCTTCGAGAGAGCGGATGATCTGGGTGCTGACCGCCACCCCCCGCACTTCTTCTATCTCACCCCGGGTAACGGGTTGGCGATAGGCGATAAGGGCGAGGGTTTCCAGGGTGGCCCTGGAATACTTGGGGGCCTTTTCCACCCACAGCCTAGACAGTAGCGGGCTCAGGGCGTCATCGGCCTGGAAACGCCAGCCGCTGGCCACTTCCACCAGGTGAATGCCACGGGGCCGGTAGTCCAGCTCCAGGGCCTTTAAGGCCTGCACCAGTTTGGGCCGCGAGATTGTATAGCCTTGGAAAACGCTGTCCAGCAGTTCTTGCGGGCTCATGGGCCGCCCTGCTACCAGCAGCGCCGCCTCCAGCACCTGCTTGAGCTGCTCGTCACTGATTTTCGCCATGACGGATCTCCACGCGGATGGGGGTCAAGGGTTCTGGCTGGATGATGCGTATCGCCGCCAGCTTCTGTAATTCAAGGATAGCCACGAAGGTGACCACCACACCGGCCCGGCCCTCTTCGGGGCTGAACAGGGCCACAAAAGGCAGGTGTTTGGCCTCGGCCAAGATCTCCAGCACCCGCGCCATGCGTTCGCGGGTGGACAGCTTTTCCTTGCTGATCTGGTGCTTTTCAAACATGGCGGCCCGTTTCAGCACCCCGGCCAGGGCCATCACCAGTTCGTCCAGCTCCACGTCCGGCAGCAGCTTGATAGGGGCGCAACTGGGGCCGGTGTCGGCATCGGCCAGGAAGATATCCCGCTCCACCCTGGGCAGGGCGTCGATGTCCTGTGCGGCCTGCTTGATTATCTCGTATTCCTGCAAGCGGCGGATCAGTTCGGCCCTGGGGTCGATTTCCTCTTCGCCGTCTTCGCTGCGCCGCTTGGGCAGCAGCAGTCGGGACTTTATCTCGGCAAGGATGGCCGCCATCACCAGGTACTCGGCCGCCAGCTCCAGTTTCAGCTCCTGCATCAACTCCACGTATTCCATGTACTGGGCGGTGATGCGGGCGATGGGCATGTCGACGATATCCACCTTGTCGCGGCGGATAAGGTAGAGCAGCAAGTCCAGGGGGCCTTCAAAGGCTTCCAGGAAGACTTCCAGGGCCTCGGGGGGGATATAGAGGTCCTCGGGCAGCTCGGTAAAGGGCTGCCCGTGGACAAAGGCCAGTGGCAGCGGTTGCTGCACCGGCTGGGTGGCGGTGTCCTGGGTCATTGGAAGGGGCTGACGTCGCCTGAGCCGACCCTGAGCACCTCAACGGCTTCTTCGCTCATGTCGATGACGGAGGTGGGTTTTTCCCCCAGTACGCCACCATTGATGATGAGATCCACCTGGTTTTCCAGGCCATAGCGGAATTCTTCCGGGTCGGCCTCGGTAAAATCGTTGCCAGGCAGGATAAGGGAGGTGGACATCAGCGGCTCACCCAGGGCGTCGAGGAGCGCCAGGGCAATGACGTTGTCCGGCACCCTGAGGCCTATGGTCTTGCGCTTGGGATTGAGCAGCCTTTTGGGGACTTCCTTGGTGCCCTTGAGGATAAAGGTGTAGGGCCCAGGGGTATTGTTGCGGATCAGGCGAAAGGCCTGGTTGTCCACCCGCGCATACAACGACAATTCCGACAGGTCCTTACAGACCAGGGTGAAGTTGTGATCGTCCTGCAATTTGCGGATGCGGATGATGCGCTCCAGGGCGCCCTTGTCCCCCTGGTGGCAACCCAGGGCATAGCCCGAATCGGTGGGGTAGATGATGACGCCACCGCTGCGGATAATGGCCACGGCCTGGCTGATCAGCCTGGCCTGGGGGTTTTCCGGGTGGACGTAAAAAAACTGGCTCATGTAGGCTCCCTTTCCCAAACTGCGCGGCAACCGGCCGGCAGATAAAGGTTGCGCCCAAGCTCGGCATAGGGGCTTGGGTAATGAAAATCCGACCCCTGGGACCCGGCCAGGCCGTTCTCGGCGGCCAGCTCGGCCATCAGGCGTCGTTCGTTCTGGGGCTGCTGGCATTGGGCCACTTCAATGGCCCCGCCGCCCTCTTGTGCAAAATCCGCCACCAGCTGGCGCAGCCATTTGCCGCTCAGCTGGTAACGGCCCGGGTGGGCCAGCACCGCCACCCCGCCGGCAGCGCTAACGGCCTGGATGGCCACCGCCATTTCCGGCCAGGGGGGCGGTACGTAGCCGGGGTTACCCCGGGTCATGTATTTCTTAAAGACGCCTTGCATGGTGGTGGCCTTGCCCTGGCTCAGTATGTACTGGGCAAAGTGGGCACGGGTCAGGGTGCCGTCACCGGCAAAGCGCCTGGCCCCATTGAGGGCGTCGGGGATATGGGCCTTTTCCAGGCGCCGGGCAATTTCGGCGGCCCTTTGTTCACGGCGCTCGGCCTGCTCGGCGATCAGCCCCCGCAGGGCCGGATTGGCCGGGTCAACCCAAAGACCAACTATATGTATTTCTTTGTTTTTCCAGCAAGTCGAAAACTCGATGCCGTTGATGACGGTCAGCGCCGTGCCGGCCGCTGCCGCCTGGGCTTCGGCCAGCCCCGCCACAGTGTCGTGGTCGGTAATGGCCAGGTGGGTCACCCGGCGCTCAAGGGCCCTAGCCACCAGGGCTTGGGGACTCAGGCGGCCGTCGGAAAAGTGGGTATGGCTATGGAGATCTGGATGCATGGCGCCATTCTACCTGAAAGCAGACGTTGACAGCGGGAAAAAAGCGCTTTAGTTTGAAAACACTGAACCGGATTAAGACCAAGAGCAAACCCATGCAAAACCAAGCTTTCAACCTCATTTGGTGGTGGCACAACCCTTAAGCGGGCTGTGTGCTTGGTCGTATCCGTCAAAGCATTCCAAGGGCCCGCACAACGCGGGCCCTTTTTCGTTTTAGAGACTTTTTTATGAATCGCATCGCAAACAACATGAAACTTTGGTGGTGGTGGCATTCCTGGCGTCAGGCGGGCTAGCTGCACCTTGTTGTTTGTGAACCAAACATCCAGAGCCCGCTGAGAAAGCGGGCTTTTTTATTTTCAAATCAAAGAGACTAACTTCATGATCATCGTACTCAAACCCCATGCCACCGAAGCCGACGCCCAAGCCATTTTGGCGCGTATCGAAGCCAAAAACCTCAAGCCCCTGTACATGCCCGGGGTCGAGCGCATCGTCCTTGGCGCCATCGGCGACGAACGGGTGCTGGCCGACCTCAACATCGAGGCTGACCCCATAGTCGAGGAAGTCAAACCCATCCTCTCCAAGCACAAGCTGGTGTCCCGGGAGCTGCACCCCCACGACACCCAGGTGCCCCTTGGC
This DNA window, taken from Gallaecimonas xiamenensis 3-C-1, encodes the following:
- the rnm gene encoding RNase RNM codes for the protein MHPDLHSHTHFSDGRLSPQALVARALERRVTHLAITDHDTVAGLAEAQAAAAGTALTVINGIEFSTCWKNKEIHIVGLWVDPANPALRGLIAEQAERREQRAAEIARRLEKAHIPDALNGARRFAGDGTLTRAHFAQYILSQGKATTMQGVFKKYMTRGNPGYVPPPWPEMAVAIQAVSAAGGVAVLAHPGRYQLSGKWLRQLVADFAQEGGGAIEVAQCQQPQNERRLMAELAAENGLAGSQGSDFHYPSPYAELGRNLYLPAGCRAVWEREPT
- the rluB gene encoding 23S rRNA pseudouridine(2605) synthase RluB is translated as MTEKLQKVLARAGHGSRRQLEALISAGRISVNGKVATLGDRIDSHAEVRIDGHIVAIASQEEVVCRVLMYNKPEGELCSRKDPEGRPTVFDRLPRLKQGRWVAVGRLDINTSGLLLFTTDGELANRLMHPSHQVEREYQVRVFGEVNESMLHKLRKGVQLEDGPASFNSIKRSGGEGMNQWFAVTLSEGRNREVRRLWESQEVKVSRLIRTQYGKMELDRKLPQGGWKELGKEEVNYLRNLVGLAPETRTMLDERAVAQENPYVKAARIRRAVKRDRARENSGTQARRARKPT
- a CDS encoding L-threonylcarbamoyladenylate synthase, encoding MSQFFYVHPENPQARLISQAVAIIRSGGVIIYPTDSGYALGCHQGDKGALERIIRIRKLQDDHNFTLVCKDLSELSLYARVDNQAFRLIRNNTPGPYTFILKGTKEVPKRLLNPKRKTIGLRVPDNVIALALLDALGEPLMSTSLILPGNDFTEADPEEFRYGLENQVDLIINGGVLGEKPTSVIDMSEEAVEVLRVGSGDVSPFQ
- a CDS encoding excalibur calcium-binding domain-containing protein, with the translated sequence MKFGRLIALTLVAFGTVHLLKYHSPLVLPSALADSPPSANAPAALPASAPAKPSALEAPAFRCEGKRYCSQMGSRAEAEFYLAQCPGTRMDGDGDGIPCENDSRW
- a CDS encoding TonB-dependent receptor; translated protein: MYRKSLLATAVLSSLTMAPVALAADEDNVERIEVTGSHIRRADLEGPSPVLYIDAEQIARSGARDLGELLQKLPVSGSGSFSPQGNDSDSTANGGAGISLRGLGADSTLVLLNGRRIAVNAFAQGIDTAFVDINSIPVAAVERIDVLKDGASAIYGSDAIAGVVNVILKKNFDGTEFNFSIGDTSDGGGAEKSASLLWGHGDDKAHTTVILDYFKRDETLYADRSYSKNANQTSRGGGDFRSSSGNPGSYIPATVGADGSIIPKSDLYDWQPDANCPAGDSVGTFCRFNFAPFMTLNPATERTGLLLTHQRQLSDGITGFVEANVQHSRTDVHGAPSPSFGEFYMLADNPLFLSGEAVNPFPGEDLTMRRRTTEAGARHKQMESDNHRLVLGLEGQQEAFDWELSYTYSRSRNHEYGKSGFVQSSRFQDAINAGDFNPFSTTQDPDVIDDISVLTTRNGRSVTEAWDGQISGYAFALPGGDSQYAIGVEYREEEIEDVPDELFLRGEVFGTEATTAFGSREQYSVYTELALPITSQFDAQLALRYEHYSDFGSDTNPKIGLQYRPLDSLMLRASWGEAFRAPSLVQLGLGPTQESPNLIDPLRCPLTGASEDCDPLERTIVLSGNPDLQPEESESYNIGMVWQPMTNLEVVIDYWNYDQDNLISTDTQYRLTQFSAGVAQEGFEVIREPSAGGVPGRIFQIVDQYQNLGGQKTDGVDLDLRYSLDSNYGAFQFNYLLTWVNSFDEIKADGTKRKLAGEWRHPEWRWNATLDWSLDDWAATGRVNYIGEYTDNVDAGATGTVDSFVTFDGSVTYAGVKDWRFTLGANNLFDEEPPFSGSDFMGYDVETHSAQGRFAYAKVSYRF
- a CDS encoding segregation and condensation protein A, with translation MTQDTATQPVQQPLPLAFVHGQPFTELPEDLYIPPEALEVFLEAFEGPLDLLLYLIRRDKVDIVDMPIARITAQYMEYVELMQELKLELAAEYLVMAAILAEIKSRLLLPKRRSEDGEEEIDPRAELIRRLQEYEIIKQAAQDIDALPRVERDIFLADADTGPSCAPIKLLPDVELDELVMALAGVLKRAAMFEKHQISKEKLSTRERMARVLEILAEAKHLPFVALFSPEEGRAGVVVTFVAILELQKLAAIRIIQPEPLTPIRVEIRHGENQ
- the scpB gene encoding SMC-Scp complex subunit ScpB — translated: MAKISDEQLKQVLEAALLVAGRPMSPQELLDSVFQGYTISRPKLVQALKALELDYRPRGIHLVEVASGWRFQADDALSPLLSRLWVEKAPKYSRATLETLALIAYRQPVTRGEIEEVRGVAVSTQIIRSLEERGWIKVVGTKEVPGRPSLFGTTRQFLDDMNLKSLSNLPELMEMTNPAERLEEATND